One region of Triticum aestivum cultivar Chinese Spring chromosome 6B, IWGSC CS RefSeq v2.1, whole genome shotgun sequence genomic DNA includes:
- the LOC123135564 gene encoding histone H2B.2-like, whose product MAPKAAEKKPVVAAEKTPAGKKPKAEKRAPASKEAGGEGKTRGRKKGSKAKKGVETYKIYIFKVLKQVHPDVGISSKAMSIMNSFINDIFEKLAGESAKLARYNKKPTITSREIQTSVRLVLPGELAKHAVSEGTKAVTKFTSS is encoded by the coding sequence ATGGCACCCAAGGCGGCGGAGAAGAAGCCGGTGGTGGCCGCGGAGAAGACCCCGGCGGGGAAGAAGCCCAAGGCGGAGAAGCGGGCGCCGGCGTCcaaggaggccggcggcgagggcaAGACGAGGGGCAGGAAGAAGGGCAGCAAGGCCAAGAAGGGCGTGGAGACGTACAAGATTTACATCTtcaaggtgctgaagcaggtgcacCCGGACGTAGGCATCTCCTCCAAGGCCATGTCcatcatgaactccttcatcaacgaCATCTTCGAGAAGCTCGCCGGGGAGTCGGCCAAGCTGGCGCGGTACAACAAGAAGCCCACCATCACGTCCCGGGAGATCCAGACCTCCGTCCGCCTCGTCCTCCCTGGGGAGCTCGCCAAGCACGCCGTCTCCGAGGGCACCAAGGCCGTCACCAAGTTCACTTCATCCTAG
- the LOC732714 gene encoding histone H2A.1 — translation MAGRKGGDRKKAVTRSVKAGLQFPVGRIGRYLKKGRYAQRVGSGAPVYLAAVLEYLAAEVLELAGNAAKDNKKTRIIPRHLLLAVRNDQELGRLLAGVTIAHGGVIPNINSVLLPKKSPAAAEKEAKSPKKKTSTKSPKKKVAAKE, via the exons ATGGCCGGAAGGAAGGGCGGCGACAGGAAGAAGGCGGTGACCCGCTCCGTGAAGGCCGGGCTCCAGTTCCCCGTCGGCCGCATCGGGCGCTACCTCAAGAAGGGCCGCTACGCCCAGCGCGTCGGCTCCGGCGCCCCCGTCTACCTCGCCGCCGTCCTCGAGTACCTCGCCGCCGAG GTGCTGGAGCTTGCCGGCAACGCGGCCAAGGACAACAAGAAGACCCGCATCATCCCGCGCCACCTGCTGCTCGCTGTCCGCAACGACCAGGAGCTCGGCAGGCTGCTCGCTGGCGTCACCATCGCCCACGGTGGCGTGATCCCCAACATCAACTCcgtgctgctccccaagaagtcccccgccgccgccgagaaggaggccaagtcGCCCAAGAAGAAGACCTCCACCAAGTCCCCCAAGAAGAAGGTCGCCGCCAAGGAGTAG
- the LOC123135565 gene encoding histone H2A.1-like, with product MAGRKGGDRKKAVTRSVKAGLQFPVGRIGRYLKKGRYAQRVGSGAPVYLAAVLEYLAAEVLELAGNAAKDNKKTRIIPRHLLLAVRNDQELGRLLAGVTIAHGGVIPNINSVLLPKKSPAAAEKEAKSPKKKTTTKSPKKKVAAKE from the exons ATGGCTGGAAGGAAGGGAGGCGACAGGAAGAAGGCGGTGACCCGCTCCGTCAAGGCCGGGCTCCAATTCCCCGTCGGCCGCATCGGGCGCTACCTCAAGAAGGGCCGCTACGCGCAGCGCGTCGGCTCCGGCGCCCCCGTCTACCTCGCCGCCGTCCTCGAGTACCTCGCCGCCGAG GTCCTGGAGCTTGCCGGCAACGCTGCCAAGGACAACAAGAAGACCCGCATCATCCCGCGCCACCTTCTGCTCGCCGTCCGCAACGACCAGGAGCTCGGCAGGCTGCTCGCCGGCGTCACCATCGCGCACGGTGGCGTGATCCCCAACATCAACTCcgtgctgctccccaagaagtcccCCGCCGCTGCAGAGAAGGAGGCCAAGtcgcccaagaagaagaccaccACCAAGTCCCCCAAGAAGAAGGTCGCCGCCAAGGAGTAG